The Cylindrospermum stagnale PCC 7417 genome segment TGGTTGCCCACCCCGACCGACTTGTTAGGTTTGGGATTGAATTGGTTAAGTGGCTATGCGAAAAATTTGAGTGCGAACTCGTGGTTCTCAATGACCGCAAGCTCAGTCCAGAGCAAGAACTCGTACAAGATATGTTGTCGATCATCCACTGTTTCAGTTCAAGGCTTGACGGACTTAGAAAATACTCCCAGCAAGTCAAAGAAGAGTTACAAAAAGAAAACCCGTCACTCAAGGTCGAAATCGACAAAGCCGCAACCGAACAGTGTGCAGAAAATCAGGCTATATCCTAGCAAAGAATTGCACAAAGTTTGGAAGGGCTGGTTAGCTCAATATCGTTATTATTACAACGAAACTATTAGCTTGCTTCGCTGTTTTCATGGAGTTGAAAGGGTATCGGCTGAAGCATTAGATAAGATGTTACAGCGGTTAGAGAATATTCCCGACTGGGTGAAAAGTATCCCCGGTCATCAACGACAAGAAGCTTGCTTTGAAGCTTATGATGCCTTTAATAGAGCCAAAAAAGATGGCGGGTCAGCCAAATTTAAATCGGTCAAAAGCACAAGTCAAACAATCCAATTTAAAGTGGGTAATTTCCGAAATGGTACGTGGTATTGCCAGAAGACCAAAGGCTTGAAATTTACCACAATTAATCAAGCTGTACCGGATGAATGTTTTTATGGCACAGAGCTTATATACCGTCGTGGTAAATGGTTTGGCTGTTTTCCCTGTGTCGCAGAAGTTCTTACTACTGGCAGTGAACGAGTAATTGCCCTTGACCCAGGAAATCGCACTTTCTTAACTGGATTTGATGGCGAAAACGTCTTAGAGATTGGCAAGGGAGATATCGGACGCATACAAAGATTGTGTCAGCACCTTGACAGATTGATCAGCCGTGCCGCTCAAGTTAAAGCCTGTCTTCGCCGAAAGATGCGGATGGCGGCCAACCGTGTTAGAGACAGAATTCAGAATTTAATTAAAGATTTGCATAATAAGGCTACCAACTTGTTAGTTAATTCTTACAAGATAATCTTCCTTCCCACTTTTGATTCTAGCCAGATGGTGCTCAAAAATCAAAGGGGGAAGAAACGCAAGATTAACAGCAAGTCAGTACGTCAGATGCTAACCCTTTCTCATCACCGTTTTGAACAACATCTCAAGCAAGCGGCATTAAAAAAAGGTGTATTAGTTGTACTTTGCAATGAATCTTACACATCTAAAACTTGCGGTAACTGCGGTCATATTCACCATAAATTAGGTGGCTCAAAAACCTTGAAATGCCCACATTGCGGAACAATCATATCTCGTGATGTGAATGGCGCACGTAATATTTTGTTACGTGCTTTGCAGGCAACTGCCTTCACCGTGACGCATGATTCTATTGTGCTGTCGGATTCCTCCGAATTGACGGGAAGCTATAGTTAATCACGTTTAGGCGTTTTGATTAGCTTAAAAGTTGCACGTTTGGGAAAAGCTGATATTTACTATTTTCACAATTGTCCCACTCGCTATCTTTACCGTGACCCCACACGCCAAAAAGCTGAAGCTGTGGCAGATTTTCTCATGCAATTGCGTCCAGAACGTTCTGCTGTGTTGATTTTTAGTGATGGGGGAGCCGCTAGGGGGGGGTTTAGTGGGGAACGCTGGGAATCAACTGTAAAATTTATTGACAAATTGAAACAGCGTGTGCGTCATATAGCATGGCTAAATCCAATGTCAACAGAACGCTGGGATGGTACGACTGCGGGAGAAATTGCCCGTTTAGTGCCGATGTTTGAAATTAGCCGTCAGGGATTGGATAATGCGATCGCTATTTTACGCGGAGGGGGAAACATTACACAATTAAAATAGAGGGTAGTTAGGCAAGGAAACAGCCGATGGCATACAGTGAATTCACACTTGCTAAAGTCAGAGATGCATTTAGCTTAAATTTGGAAGAAACCCGCAATTTATTTCCAGATATAGCAGTGGTGCAGCCTTCCGACCTGCTGAAACGGCTACTAGATGAAAATCTCACTTTGGCGACTGCTATCAACAGCGAAAAAGCCCGTTCTGAATTCATCATTGCTCCCGTTTTATCTGAAGTGAGGCGGCAGTTAAATTATCGAATCAGCCTTTTTTCTGGTACAGAATTTAATGTTAACCCGGCTCAAGGACTTTCAGGTTTTTGTGACTTTATTATCAGCGCGAATAGTGAACAGTACTTTATTAGCGTTCCCGTGGTGACAATTATCGAAGCAAAAAATGAGAACATCATCGCCGGCTTAGGACAATGTGCCGCCACGATGATTGCTGCTCAGATATTTAATCAAAGAGCCGGAAATGAAATTACCGTAATTTATGGAGTAGTCACCAGTGGCACAGCTTGGAGGTTTTTGACTTTAGAAAAAAATACTTTATCTATAGACTCAATTGAATACTACATTAATGCAGTCGATAAAATATTAGGAATCTTATTACAGCCATTTCAGAGGTTGTTATCTAAAAACTTAGTTTAAGGCAGAGAGAAATAAATATATGCTAATTCGGTAGAAGAAATGAAACCAGAAGTCGCCACTCGTCGGATAGAAGCTTTTGAGCAACGCTTTGGTGAAACACACCTATATTTTGCTTATCAAGCTGCTTTTCCTTTAGCACTTACCCCAGATTTGCTTTACCGCTTGTGGGCGAATTTTCAGCGCGATATTCATGGCGCAGATTTGAAAATACCCTGGTTAGCCGTGGCGGATTTATTGCTTTCTAGTCTTTGTGACGAAGTGGGACATGAACTCTATGAAATGGATACAGCAGTGCGAAATGCGCTGTTGAAACAATTAAAAGAAAATCCCCGATTTGGCGAAAAGCGAATTCATGAATTATCTGATTTTTTGCTTAATAGTATTCAGCAGCAAATAGAGAGTCATGATCCTGATATTAGAAATTTTGCTCAAGTGCAAAGGTGGACAGCTTTAGCATATACAAAACCAAGTGAAGCAGCGCGAGAATTAGCTTCTGTTTTGGCAGGTTTGAAGTTGGAAGAAAAAGCCGAATGGGTTCGCATGGCTTCTGTGATTGAAACTTTTGCCGAACCTTTAGCCGGGTTTGAGCCATTATTGGTTTATGCGCGTGTAATAGCAAGTTTTGTTCGTGGGAAGCAGGAAAGTGCAATAGAAGAAATTACGCAATTGCTAGGTGAAAAAGGGTCAGAATTACAAATTAGTGGCGTACAACTATCTATTCCTAAACAGATACTCGATGAAACTATATCTCAGCAGATTTTAGAAAAA includes the following:
- a CDS encoding RNA-guided endonuclease InsQ/TnpB family protein, with the protein product MQKIRLYPSKELHKVWKGWLAQYRYYYNETISLLRCFHGVERVSAEALDKMLQRLENIPDWVKSIPGHQRQEACFEAYDAFNRAKKDGGSAKFKSVKSTSQTIQFKVGNFRNGTWYCQKTKGLKFTTINQAVPDECFYGTELIYRRGKWFGCFPCVAEVLTTGSERVIALDPGNRTFLTGFDGENVLEIGKGDIGRIQRLCQHLDRLISRAAQVKACLRRKMRMAANRVRDRIQNLIKDLHNKATNLLVNSYKIIFLPTFDSSQMVLKNQRGKKRKINSKSVRQMLTLSHHRFEQHLKQAALKKGVLVVLCNESYTSKTCGNCGHIHHKLGGSKTLKCPHCGTIISRDVNGARNILLRALQATAFTVTHDSIVLSDSSELTGSYS
- a CDS encoding VWA domain-containing protein, which codes for MISLKVARLGKADIYYFHNCPTRYLYRDPTRQKAEAVADFLMQLRPERSAVLIFSDGGAARGGFSGERWESTVKFIDKLKQRVRHIAWLNPMSTERWDGTTAGEIARLVPMFEISRQGLDNAIAILRGGGNITQLK